Within the Maribacter sp. BPC-D8 genome, the region CACTGTTGTAAATTGTATAACCTCGTTAAATGAATTTAGCATGCTTCTATAAAAAGAATCGGGTACATTCTTCTCCATCGAGAAGGTTTGTGCGATTTCTAGATTATAGCACATAACATCGGCAATTAAATGTGGGTCAACTCCTAATTTGATAAAATGCTTCAAGAATTTTTGAGCAACAGAACGTCTTGCTTTAGGTCTTCTTCGCTTGAGCGGAAAATACTCGTTAGATATTTTAGCTTTTGCATCTTGCACCAATTTATCTTCTTTGGGGTTGAATGCAAAATCGTAATAGGTCTTTACGGCAGGAAATTTCTCGTATAGCTCTACTATTTGCTCTTCAAGCGCCTTTTTTGGAAGCTTGGATATATAAGATTTTAGTGCCCTTTTACTCATAAAAATACAGTGTCTATATTCAAAAATACGCTTTACAGAAACAACCTCCTAAAAGCTTAATTCTTTGTTAAAGCTAATAAATGCTGTAGAAGTATAGTGAATTTGATTAGGAAATACGGATAAAAAGCGGTATGTTGTAAACTTGTACAACTTCTAAATTCCATACACACATATGAGGCAACTAAAGATTATCAAGCAGGTAACGAATCGTGAGTCGAAATCACTGGATAAATATTTGCAAGATATCAGTAAAATTGATTTGATTACAGCGAATGAAGAGGTAGAACTAGCGCAGAAGATTCGCGAAGGTAGTCAAGCAGCTTTGGAAAAATTAACCACTGCAAACTTAAGATTCGTAGTTTCCGTAGCAAAACAATATCAAAATCAAGGTCTTAAATTACCAGATTTAATTAATGAAGGAAATTTAGGCTTAGTTAAAGCAGCAAAAA harbors:
- a CDS encoding DUF6155 family protein; this translates as MSKRALKSYISKLPKKALEEQIVELYEKFPAVKTYYDFAFNPKEDKLVQDAKAKISNEYFPLKRRRPKARRSVAQKFLKHFIKLGVDPHLIADVMCYNLEIAQTFSMEKNVPDSFYRSMLNSFNEVIQFTTVQGVFPEFRERILKIYTETQKQKWLFEDEFSKALDIID